The following are encoded together in the Novipirellula galeiformis genome:
- the rplT gene encoding 50S ribosomal protein L20, giving the protein MRTTKGSARRQGKKRLFKRAKGFRGGRGKLIRSVKETLLRAGVYAFRDRRVRKRDFRRLWIVRINAAAREHGIRYSQFIYGLNKAGIQLDRKMLSEMAINDKSGFKDVCDKVKEALAA; this is encoded by the coding sequence ATGCGTACCACCAAAGGTTCAGCACGTCGTCAAGGCAAGAAGCGTCTCTTTAAGCGAGCCAAGGGTTTTCGTGGCGGACGTGGAAAATTAATCCGAAGCGTGAAGGAAACGTTGCTTCGGGCTGGTGTTTATGCGTTCCGTGATCGTCGCGTCCGCAAGCGTGACTTTCGCCGTCTATGGATCGTTCGTATCAACGCCGCCGCACGCGAACATGGCATTCGCTACAGCCAGTTCATCTACGGTTTGAACAAGGCCGGTATCCAATTGGATCGCAAGATGCTCTCGGAAATGGCAATCAACGACAAATCGGGCTTCAAAGATGTATGCGACAAGGTCAAAGAG
- the rpmI gene encoding 50S ribosomal protein L35, with protein sequence MGTKIKTHKGTKKRFRLSATGKAMHRSSGTSHLAKGLTKKRRRNLRGTTSLAECMESTIHAALNGYSN encoded by the coding sequence ATGGGTACCAAAATCAAAACGCACAAAGGCACGAAAAAGCGTTTTCGCTTGTCGGCCACAGGTAAAGCAATGCATCGCTCGAGCGGTACAAGTCACTTGGCAAAAGGTTTGACCAAGAAGCGTCGTCGTAACCTTCGCGGAACGACCTCGTTGGCCGAGTGCATGGAATCGACCATCCACGCCGCACTGAATGGCTACAGCAACTAA
- the pyrF gene encoding orotidine-5'-phosphate decarboxylase: MSHNEIASFADRLADAVRRTGSVTCVGIDPRLEQLPASIQRIADNGTLDAQAAAYTQFGCELIDVVKDRVACVKPQAAFFEQLGPAGMVSLGQVIRHASDAGLMVITDAKRNDIGSTATAYAQAYLGVGEASPWGSDSLTVSPYLGRDSLEPFVEVCDARAAGVFVLVKTSNPGGGLLQDRLTDGQTVYARVAELIEELNQGRIGKSGYGPIGAVVGATYPEQLAEMRAAMPSSWILIPGFGAQGGTAQDVLAGFDDQGMGAIVNNSRNLIFAHRRPEFAEKFGDARWQDAVSAATDEMNAVLAQRIS; the protein is encoded by the coding sequence ATGAGCCACAACGAAATCGCTTCCTTTGCTGACCGCCTTGCGGATGCGGTTCGGCGTACCGGTTCGGTAACCTGTGTCGGGATCGATCCTCGCCTAGAGCAATTGCCCGCCTCGATCCAAAGGATCGCCGACAACGGTACTCTCGACGCCCAAGCGGCTGCGTACACGCAATTTGGTTGCGAATTGATCGACGTCGTCAAAGACCGGGTCGCTTGCGTGAAGCCGCAAGCGGCCTTCTTCGAACAACTCGGGCCCGCTGGCATGGTTTCGCTCGGGCAAGTGATTCGCCACGCCTCGGACGCCGGTTTGATGGTGATCACCGATGCCAAACGCAACGACATCGGCAGCACCGCGACCGCTTATGCACAGGCCTATTTAGGCGTGGGAGAGGCGAGCCCGTGGGGGAGCGACTCGCTCACCGTCAGCCCCTACTTGGGGCGTGATAGCCTCGAACCGTTCGTTGAGGTCTGTGACGCGCGGGCGGCGGGCGTCTTCGTCTTGGTGAAAACGTCTAACCCAGGTGGGGGGCTATTGCAAGACCGCCTGACCGACGGTCAAACCGTATACGCGCGGGTCGCGGAATTGATCGAGGAATTGAATCAAGGGCGGATTGGAAAAAGTGGTTATGGGCCGATTGGAGCCGTTGTCGGAGCGACCTATCCCGAACAATTGGCTGAAATGCGGGCCGCGATGCCATCCAGCTGGATTTTGATCCCAGGTTTTGGGGCCCAGGGGGGGACCGCCCAGGACGTGCTTGCCGGTTTTGACGACCAAGGCATGGGCGCGATCGTGAATAACTCTCGAAATTTGATCTTTGCCCACCGTCGCCCCGAATTTGCTGAGAAATTCGGTGATGCACGTTGGCAAGATGCCGTTTCAGCCGCCACCGACGAAATGAATGCCGTGCTCGCCCAACGAATTTCCTAG
- a CDS encoding Dabb family protein yields the protein MTKFKRFLSFAVFTLSFVAAGSLASAADSPVAVAEKPATASNAATASAPQPPSAQEQRVLRHAVFFSFKPSSSQQDIDAVVKAFVALPAKIDSIVDFQWGVNNSPEGLDDGFTHCFLLSFADEAGRDKYLPHPAHKAFGNTLRPHMKDVFVIDYWGLDDADDDQGDDNDDDEELKHAVFFKFKDDASKADVKKVEQAFAALPAKIDSITEFEWGTNNSPETHDDGFTHCFMVTFADDAGRAKYLPHPDHQAFVEVLKPILDKVRVLDFTSK from the coding sequence ATGACAAAATTCAAGCGTTTTCTATCCTTTGCTGTTTTTACTCTCTCGTTTGTCGCCGCAGGGTCGCTCGCCTCTGCAGCCGATTCGCCCGTGGCCGTGGCGGAAAAGCCAGCGACCGCGTCGAACGCAGCGACTGCCTCCGCCCCGCAACCTCCCTCCGCACAGGAACAACGAGTGCTACGACATGCTGTCTTTTTCTCGTTCAAACCATCATCCTCGCAACAGGATATCGACGCGGTCGTGAAGGCCTTTGTCGCCTTGCCCGCGAAAATTGATTCGATCGTCGATTTCCAATGGGGCGTCAACAATAGTCCCGAGGGACTCGATGACGGTTTCACGCACTGCTTCTTGCTGTCGTTTGCTGACGAGGCGGGCCGCGACAAGTATTTGCCACATCCCGCACACAAAGCCTTCGGCAACACGCTCCGCCCCCACATGAAGGATGTGTTTGTCATCGACTATTGGGGTCTCGATGATGCGGATGATGATCAAGGCGACGACAACGATGATGACGAAGAACTAAAGCATGCGGTCTTTTTCAAGTTCAAAGACGATGCTTCGAAAGCGGATGTTAAAAAAGTGGAGCAGGCATTCGCCGCCTTGCCCGCCAAAATTGATTCGATCACCGAGTTCGAATGGGGAACCAACAACAGCCCCGAAACTCATGACGATGGATTCACGCATTGCTTTATGGTGACGTTTGCCGATGACGCGGGCCGCGCCAAGTACTTGCCCCACCCCGATCACCAAGCGTTTGTCGAAGTGCTCAAACCCATCCTTGATAAAGTGCGTGTTCTCGATTTCACGTCGAAGTGA
- the acpS gene encoding holo-ACP synthase, whose protein sequence is MAILGIGTEIVECVRIAKMIEAHGEQFLERVYSANEIEYCIQNANTSQLFATRWAAKEAAMKAMRCRYQGVRWTDIEIVLHIGEGPTILLTGAASHWAAQRGIEKLHVSLGACRTHATAYIIATDELD, encoded by the coding sequence ATGGCAATCCTTGGCATTGGAACCGAAATCGTCGAATGCGTTCGCATCGCAAAGATGATCGAGGCGCACGGCGAACAATTTTTGGAGCGTGTCTACTCCGCCAACGAAATCGAGTACTGTATCCAAAACGCCAACACGTCCCAGTTGTTTGCGACGCGTTGGGCGGCGAAAGAGGCCGCGATGAAGGCGATGCGGTGCCGCTACCAAGGGGTTCGTTGGACGGACATCGAAATCGTTCTTCACATCGGTGAAGGTCCCACGATACTGTTGACCGGTGCGGCATCCCATTGGGCGGCACAGCGGGGTATCGAAAAACTACATGTGTCCCTTGGCGCTTGCCGCACCCACGCGACCGCTTACATCATTGCAACTGACGAATTGGATTAG
- a CDS encoding dicarboxylate/amino acid:cation symporter, producing the protein MFRLALHWQLLIGMIFGSVLGVSLNVTSSARSTTLTRDDASQQRLPGGIVSAVIEDSSASTVIEYIDSNGNSIKREVDPVSVEQGVFRSMEALAAVDPAAVKIYETHGMSFAKRVGAWLQRIGSLFLRMLQMVAVPLIVTSLLTGVLGLGSSQGIGRMFRRTIFYYVCTSMLAITTGLLVVNVVRPGLRENQVQHVHTDTTEAESLVNVLFAQLEAMIPKNPFSALAEPNFLSVIAFTIAFALFTISAGGKTAERISSAATAGFNVMMAMTMAIIKLAPLGVFFLIAAVTATQGTSVFKALAWYVVAVAVALAIHATIILPLILKFVAKRSPLDFAKAMSPALLTAFSSASSNGTLPLTMSCVEERAGISNRTGSFVLPLGATINMDGTALYEAVAVLFIAQMHFERNLEFSEQIVVALTALLASVGAAGIPHAGLVMMAIILNAVGLPLEMQGVILAVDRVLDMCRTSVNVWSDSCGCAVVEAFERADTA; encoded by the coding sequence ATGTTTCGGCTCGCTCTTCATTGGCAACTTTTAATTGGGATGATTTTCGGATCGGTCCTCGGTGTCTCGCTTAACGTTACCAGCTCCGCACGCTCGACCACGCTGACGCGTGACGACGCTTCGCAGCAACGATTGCCCGGGGGCATCGTGTCCGCCGTGATCGAGGACTCCAGCGCCTCGACCGTGATCGAGTACATCGATTCCAATGGGAATTCAATCAAACGCGAGGTTGACCCGGTCAGCGTGGAACAAGGGGTCTTTCGTTCGATGGAGGCGTTGGCCGCGGTGGACCCTGCGGCCGTCAAAATATACGAGACTCATGGAATGAGTTTCGCCAAGCGAGTGGGCGCATGGCTGCAACGTATCGGCAGTCTGTTTTTGCGTATGCTGCAAATGGTTGCCGTCCCCTTGATCGTGACCTCCCTGCTAACCGGCGTGCTCGGGCTGGGATCGTCCCAAGGCATTGGGCGAATGTTTCGGCGCACCATCTTCTATTATGTTTGCACCAGTATGTTGGCGATCACCACCGGGTTGTTGGTCGTCAACGTGGTTCGTCCGGGGCTAAGAGAAAATCAAGTCCAGCACGTCCATACCGACACGACCGAGGCGGAATCGCTCGTCAATGTGCTGTTTGCACAATTGGAGGCAATGATCCCGAAGAATCCGTTCTCGGCGCTCGCCGAACCGAATTTCCTCTCCGTGATTGCCTTCACGATCGCCTTTGCTTTGTTCACGATTTCCGCTGGTGGCAAGACGGCTGAACGAATCAGCAGCGCTGCCACCGCTGGATTTAACGTGATGATGGCCATGACGATGGCGATCATCAAACTAGCCCCGCTTGGCGTTTTCTTTTTGATTGCCGCCGTTACGGCGACTCAGGGCACGAGCGTCTTCAAGGCGCTCGCATGGTATGTCGTGGCCGTCGCTGTCGCGTTGGCAATTCACGCGACCATCATCTTGCCGTTGATCCTCAAGTTCGTTGCCAAACGCAGCCCGCTTGACTTTGCCAAGGCGATGTCACCCGCACTGTTGACGGCGTTTAGCAGTGCCAGCAGTAACGGAACGCTTCCGTTGACGATGTCCTGTGTCGAGGAACGAGCCGGGATCAGCAACCGTACCGGTTCGTTTGTGCTGCCGTTGGGGGCGACGATCAATATGGACGGCACGGCGCTCTATGAAGCGGTCGCGGTGCTATTCATTGCTCAGATGCACTTTGAACGCAATTTGGAGTTCAGTGAGCAAATCGTGGTGGCGTTAACCGCGTTGTTGGCCAGTGTGGGGGCGGCGGGGATCCCGCACGCCGGCTTGGTGATGATGGCGATCATCTTGAACGCCGTTGGCTTACCGCTGGAAATGCAAGGCGTTATTTTGGCGGTCGACCGCGTGCTAGACATGTGCCGCACCTCGGTCAACGTTTGGAGCGACTCCTGCGGCTGTGCCGTTGTCGAGGCCTTCGAACGGGCCGACACCGCTTGA
- a CDS encoding DUF1559 domain-containing protein, giving the protein MKNSQPIRPGFTLVELLVVIAIIGVLVGLLLPAVQAAREAARRMQCSNNLKQQGLGLHTHHDTYQNFPNGAPRSHGPNWRFEILPGLEQGNIYDQVDRSLHVFSGCTSSSTYGQQATGNNLILIDLMVPTYKCPSSALPANAPGGAMCNHDRLQTHDYVGVSGAFPDPAGRANVCSTGTNYGVYCNTGVLVPEKEFRFRDITDGSSNTILVAEQSGMVGTNDYRANYHGGWRGWSNSGDVTTNTSAHHISGITTVAFAINAKTAQAGGNTIPKSDRPYAGNTIINSFHPGGIHLLLADGSVRFVSESLNFTTLSQLCVRDDGSVLAEF; this is encoded by the coding sequence ATGAAAAACTCTCAACCGATCCGCCCCGGCTTTACGCTGGTAGAACTACTCGTTGTCATTGCCATTATTGGAGTACTCGTTGGATTGCTTCTGCCCGCGGTACAAGCAGCTCGTGAAGCGGCGCGGCGGATGCAGTGCAGCAACAATCTCAAGCAGCAAGGACTCGGCCTGCATACTCACCACGATACCTATCAAAACTTCCCAAATGGGGCGCCGAGATCACATGGGCCCAACTGGCGTTTCGAGATCTTGCCGGGACTCGAGCAGGGAAATATTTACGATCAAGTTGATCGGAGTCTTCATGTCTTCTCGGGTTGCACCTCAAGTAGCACCTACGGCCAGCAGGCTACAGGCAATAATTTGATTTTGATCGACTTGATGGTGCCTACTTATAAATGTCCCTCAAGTGCCTTGCCTGCGAACGCGCCGGGAGGCGCCATGTGTAATCATGACCGCCTGCAAACCCACGATTATGTCGGCGTCAGCGGCGCGTTTCCTGATCCGGCGGGTCGTGCGAATGTTTGTTCTACAGGGACAAATTACGGCGTGTACTGTAACACCGGCGTGCTCGTCCCTGAAAAAGAGTTCCGTTTCCGAGACATCACCGATGGCTCCTCGAACACGATTCTCGTCGCTGAGCAATCGGGGATGGTGGGCACGAATGACTATCGTGCCAACTATCACGGCGGTTGGCGTGGCTGGTCGAACTCCGGCGATGTGACCACGAATACAAGTGCACATCACATTTCGGGCATCACAACCGTGGCGTTTGCGATCAACGCGAAAACCGCGCAAGCCGGTGGTAATACCATCCCTAAGTCTGACAGGCCTTATGCCGGTAACACAATTATCAACTCCTTCCACCCAGGTGGAATCCATCTACTGCTAGCGGACGGTTCGGTGCGGTTTGTGAGCGAGTCGCTGAATTTCACGACCCTCAGCCAACTCTGCGTCCGTGATGACGGCAGCGTCCTTGCCGAGTTTTAA
- a CDS encoding DUF1501 domain-containing protein, whose protein sequence is MSQPKNFCGRTRREFIWQAGGGFGAAAIASMLGTDGFFKPAAGSEAKTSFVNPLAPKPPHFAPKAKSVIFLFMYGGPSHIDTFDYKPNMIGMDGKTVNVKTFGRGGHKSGGRIVEPRWKFKQHGQCGKWVSSLFPHVAKHVDDIAFLHSMTADSPIHGSAMLMMNSGRILSGNPALGSWLTYGLGSENENLPGFVVMLDPTGGPISGAKNWSSGYMPATYQGNVFRAEGAPILDLAAPRDLPEGVQRQLIDSIQQANGRHLVSRESNTDLSSRIASYELAYKMQSAAPEAVDLSNEDAKTVAMYGADKEPTRDFGKRCLIARRLAERGVRFIQLYSGGAHNDDNWDAHGDLEINHNKHAGATDQPIAALLADLKQRGMLDETLVVWGGEFGRQPTAEYAKGSGRDHNAYGFTMFMAGGGIKGGVSFGTTDELGAEAAENPLHVKNMHATILQQMGMDPNHLSYFYGGLEQKLVGVEPVEPIHQIIA, encoded by the coding sequence ATGAGCCAACCCAAAAATTTCTGTGGCCGCACGCGCCGCGAATTTATCTGGCAAGCCGGTGGCGGTTTCGGTGCCGCAGCGATCGCGTCGATGTTGGGGACGGATGGGTTCTTCAAACCCGCCGCTGGTTCAGAAGCCAAGACGTCGTTCGTTAATCCGCTCGCACCCAAACCACCTCACTTCGCCCCTAAGGCCAAGTCGGTCATTTTCTTGTTCATGTACGGCGGCCCCAGCCACATCGATACGTTCGACTATAAACCGAACATGATCGGCATGGATGGCAAGACCGTCAACGTGAAGACGTTTGGGCGCGGAGGGCACAAGAGTGGAGGCCGTATCGTGGAGCCGCGTTGGAAGTTCAAACAACATGGCCAATGCGGCAAATGGGTCAGTTCGTTGTTTCCGCATGTCGCCAAACATGTCGACGACATTGCCTTTTTGCATTCGATGACCGCCGACTCGCCGATTCACGGATCCGCGATGTTGATGATGAATAGCGGCCGAATCTTATCGGGAAACCCCGCGCTCGGATCATGGCTGACTTATGGGTTGGGCAGTGAAAATGAAAACTTGCCGGGCTTCGTCGTCATGCTGGATCCCACCGGTGGCCCGATTAGCGGCGCCAAAAACTGGAGCAGCGGATACATGCCGGCGACCTACCAAGGGAACGTCTTTCGTGCCGAAGGGGCGCCGATTCTCGATCTCGCAGCGCCCCGCGATTTGCCAGAGGGCGTCCAGCGGCAATTGATTGATTCGATCCAACAAGCCAACGGGCGGCATTTGGTTTCACGCGAAAGCAATACGGATTTATCCTCGCGGATCGCCAGCTACGAGCTGGCCTACAAGATGCAATCGGCCGCACCCGAGGCGGTCGATCTGAGCAACGAAGATGCCAAGACGGTCGCGATGTATGGAGCGGACAAAGAACCCACTCGCGACTTTGGCAAACGCTGCTTGATCGCGCGCCGATTGGCCGAACGCGGCGTTCGATTCATTCAACTGTACAGCGGCGGAGCCCATAACGACGACAACTGGGACGCCCACGGCGATCTCGAAATTAACCACAACAAACATGCCGGCGCCACCGACCAACCGATCGCAGCGTTGCTGGCTGATTTAAAGCAGCGAGGCATGCTCGATGAAACGCTCGTCGTTTGGGGCGGCGAATTTGGACGGCAACCGACCGCCGAATATGCCAAGGGCTCCGGCCGAGACCACAATGCCTACGGCTTTACGATGTTCATGGCCGGCGGCGGTATCAAGGGAGGCGTCAGCTTCGGCACCACCGACGAACTCGGTGCGGAGGCAGCTGAGAATCCGTTGCACGTGAAGAATATGCATGCCACCATCTTGCAGCAAATGGGAATGGACCCCAATCACTTGTCGTACTTCTACGGCGGATTGGAGCAAAAGTTGGTCGGGGTCGAACCCGTCGAGCCGATCCACCAAATCATCGCCTAA
- a CDS encoding PSD1 and planctomycete cytochrome C domain-containing protein encodes MRLDSAEPTVDREKQEPKQIDFLKQIQPILAKRCFACHGPDQAEGGISFAEQASAFATADSGDHAIVPGDQDASMLLTRILTDDASERMPPEGDPVSAAEAKLLSQWIAAGAPWGKHYAFEPMAEVAPPQVDDPLWNQNPIDAFLYKSLDDVGLKPNAMADRRTLVRRAYYDLTGLPPSPAAVEEFLNDESPEAFAKLVDELLQSPHYGERWGRHWLDLVRYGETNSFERDNPKINAWKYRDYVIRSFNEDKPYDQFVREQLAGDELDEVTAESLTATGYYRLAAWDDEPVDRVQARFDEMDDLIMTTGQVFLGLTINCARCHDHKIDPIPQTDYYSMLAFFEDVTRYADRGTEPANNQIDITSPELKARYHQNDVARREIESAMRTIEQAGIVKMAAPDQRATEGPRPERDKILNEKLKDHLSADQWTEYQSLRDALSQNQRELKELPPRDAVMGLAKYTPKPAKTFVMFRGNPHSPGDEVQPAFPEIFESTIPEIPARSDVARADAFNNRSLGRRRVLADWIVTEDNRLTARVMANRIWQFHFGRGIVRSSNNFGQLGTPPTHPELLDWLAQTFVESGWKIKAMHRLVMNSRAYQMSSQSHATGVATDPGNDLFWRFDPRRLSAEEVRDSILAVNGSLNPQVYGPSFYEKLSAEVLAGQSRPGQGWGTSSETERNRRSVYIHVKRTLLTPLLTAFDFPDPDLTCEARFATLQPGQALSLLNSDFIHEQAAKFAASIDAAAVNNDEVVRRAITATFARPASEGEIADGVNLIASLETAPGMTRQRAVGLYCLTVMNWNEFLFLD; translated from the coding sequence TTCCTCAAGCAAATCCAGCCGATTTTGGCTAAACGTTGCTTTGCGTGTCACGGTCCTGACCAAGCCGAAGGTGGCATTTCCTTCGCGGAACAAGCATCGGCATTCGCCACAGCGGATTCGGGAGATCACGCAATCGTGCCTGGCGATCAGGACGCCAGCATGCTGCTCACGCGAATCTTGACCGACGACGCATCCGAGCGGATGCCGCCCGAAGGGGACCCGGTCTCTGCGGCGGAAGCCAAATTGCTTTCACAATGGATCGCTGCAGGAGCTCCCTGGGGCAAACATTATGCATTCGAGCCGATGGCCGAAGTTGCCCCGCCGCAGGTCGACGATCCGCTGTGGAACCAAAATCCGATTGATGCATTCCTTTACAAATCACTCGACGACGTCGGCTTGAAACCCAACGCGATGGCGGATCGACGAACCCTCGTTCGCCGTGCCTACTATGATCTAACCGGTCTACCGCCAAGTCCCGCCGCGGTCGAAGAATTCTTGAATGACGAATCGCCCGAGGCGTTTGCCAAGCTTGTCGATGAGCTACTCCAATCGCCGCATTACGGTGAACGCTGGGGACGCCATTGGTTAGACCTTGTTCGCTACGGGGAAACCAATTCGTTTGAACGAGACAATCCTAAAATCAATGCGTGGAAGTATCGTGACTACGTGATCCGATCGTTCAACGAAGACAAGCCGTACGATCAATTTGTCCGTGAACAGCTCGCCGGTGACGAGCTCGACGAAGTGACCGCAGAATCGCTCACCGCAACCGGGTACTACCGGCTTGCGGCATGGGATGATGAACCCGTCGATCGGGTACAGGCTCGTTTTGACGAGATGGATGATTTGATCATGACCACCGGGCAAGTGTTTCTGGGGCTGACGATCAATTGTGCGCGCTGCCATGACCACAAAATCGACCCGATTCCGCAAACCGATTACTACAGCATGTTGGCATTCTTTGAGGATGTCACGCGTTATGCGGACCGCGGAACCGAGCCGGCGAACAACCAAATCGACATTACATCGCCAGAGCTAAAGGCTCGTTACCATCAAAATGATGTCGCCCGGCGGGAAATTGAATCGGCAATGCGCACGATCGAGCAAGCTGGCATCGTCAAGATGGCTGCGCCCGATCAACGGGCCACCGAAGGGCCGCGTCCCGAACGCGACAAAATCCTAAACGAAAAATTGAAGGACCACCTGAGCGCCGACCAATGGACTGAGTACCAATCGCTGCGTGATGCCCTGAGTCAAAATCAGCGTGAGCTGAAAGAGTTACCGCCGCGTGATGCCGTGATGGGCTTGGCAAAGTACACTCCTAAGCCCGCCAAAACGTTTGTGATGTTTCGCGGCAATCCCCACTCGCCTGGCGATGAGGTGCAACCGGCGTTTCCGGAGATCTTCGAATCGACCATCCCCGAAATCCCCGCCCGCAGCGATGTGGCACGCGCCGATGCGTTTAACAATCGGTCGCTTGGCCGTCGTCGTGTGCTGGCCGATTGGATCGTCACCGAGGACAATCGCTTGACCGCTCGCGTGATGGCAAACCGAATCTGGCAATTCCATTTCGGCCGAGGGATCGTCCGCAGCAGTAATAATTTTGGCCAACTTGGTACCCCGCCCACGCATCCCGAATTGCTCGATTGGCTCGCCCAAACCTTTGTCGAAAGCGGCTGGAAAATCAAAGCCATGCATCGTTTGGTGATGAATAGTCGGGCCTACCAAATGTCATCTCAAAGTCACGCAACGGGCGTTGCCACCGATCCCGGTAACGATCTGTTTTGGCGTTTTGACCCGCGGCGGTTGAGTGCCGAAGAGGTACGCGACTCAATTCTCGCGGTCAATGGATCGTTGAATCCGCAGGTCTATGGGCCAAGCTTCTATGAAAAGTTGTCTGCCGAAGTGCTGGCCGGCCAATCGCGCCCCGGCCAAGGATGGGGCACTTCGTCGGAGACCGAACGCAATCGACGAAGCGTCTACATCCATGTCAAACGGACATTGTTAACACCGCTTTTAACCGCGTTTGATTTCCCCGATCCCGATCTCACCTGCGAGGCACGCTTCGCGACGCTGCAACCCGGGCAAGCGTTGTCGCTCTTGAATAGCGACTTCATCCATGAACAAGCAGCGAAATTTGCGGCATCGATTGACGCCGCCGCGGTGAACAATGACGAAGTGGTTCGGCGGGCAATTACCGCGACCTTCGCACGCCCAGCCAGCGAAGGCGAAATCGCCGACGGCGTCAACTTGATCGCATCGCTCGAAACAGCTCCCGGAATGACCCGCCAACGCGCGGTGGGATTGTATTGTTTGACCGTCATGAATTGGAACGAGTTTTTATTCCTCGATTGA